A portion of the Streptomyces sp. NBC_01335 genome contains these proteins:
- a CDS encoding DHA2 family efflux MFS transporter permease subunit has protein sequence MTATPEAGTAASEVTDRQLTLIGLVLALGTFTTLLDTTIVTIALDHLHTTFHASVAQTQWVSTGYLLAFVSVIPVSGWLSERFGARNAWMFAIGAFLTGSLLCGLADSLPELIAFRVVQGVGGGMVMPITLSLVTRAAGPERIDRATAAVALPGLLGPLLGSVLGGAVVQSLSWHWLFFVNVPVCLAALVLGPLLLPATAGRPGHRLDVPGFLLLTPGVVAVAYGISRTSGADGFAAASAWLPLAAGGALLAAFAVHSLRARRPALVDVRMFARRGFGLGSVITFASGFTTYALSFLLPLFYQQVRGATVLHTGLLLVTQGLGTMFFVVVLRTVAARLDGRVVVAAGVALAMLGTVPFALADTHGGTPLLLAAQFAQGLGFAATTFPVMTLAFSGLSHDEAPRGSAAFSVVQRVGAPFGVAFIAVVLQSRLGGATTASEGLAAFSVAFWWAFGLSAIPLLLAFLLPS, from the coding sequence ATGACTGCGACTCCGGAGGCCGGTACGGCCGCGTCCGAGGTGACCGATCGGCAACTGACCCTCATCGGCCTGGTGCTGGCGCTCGGTACCTTCACCACGCTCCTCGACACCACGATCGTCACCATCGCCCTCGACCATCTGCACACGACGTTCCACGCCTCGGTGGCCCAGACCCAGTGGGTGTCGACGGGCTACCTGCTGGCGTTCGTCTCGGTGATCCCGGTCAGCGGCTGGCTCTCCGAACGGTTCGGCGCGCGCAACGCGTGGATGTTCGCCATCGGTGCCTTCCTCACCGGATCGCTGCTCTGCGGACTCGCGGACTCCTTGCCCGAACTCATCGCCTTCCGGGTGGTCCAAGGGGTCGGCGGCGGCATGGTCATGCCGATCACGCTCTCGCTCGTCACCCGGGCCGCCGGACCGGAACGGATCGACCGCGCCACCGCCGCCGTCGCTCTCCCAGGCCTGCTCGGGCCGCTCCTCGGCTCGGTGCTCGGGGGCGCCGTCGTGCAGTCGCTGAGCTGGCACTGGCTCTTCTTCGTGAACGTGCCGGTCTGCCTCGCCGCCCTCGTACTCGGCCCGCTCCTGCTGCCCGCGACCGCCGGACGGCCCGGCCACCGGCTCGACGTACCCGGGTTCCTGCTGCTCACGCCCGGGGTCGTCGCCGTCGCGTACGGCATCAGCCGGACGTCCGGGGCCGACGGCTTCGCCGCCGCCTCCGCCTGGCTGCCGCTCGCCGCCGGCGGCGCGCTGCTCGCCGCCTTCGCGGTGCACTCGCTACGGGCCCGCCGCCCCGCCCTCGTCGACGTCCGGATGTTCGCCCGGCGCGGCTTCGGCCTGGGGAGCGTCATCACCTTCGCGAGCGGGTTCACCACCTACGCGCTGTCGTTCCTGCTGCCGCTCTTCTACCAGCAGGTCCGCGGGGCGACGGTGCTCCACACCGGTCTGCTGCTCGTCACGCAGGGGCTCGGCACGATGTTCTTCGTCGTGGTCCTGCGCACGGTCGCCGCCCGGCTCGACGGGCGCGTGGTCGTCGCCGCCGGGGTGGCGCTGGCGATGCTCGGTACGGTGCCGTTCGCCCTGGCGGACACCCACGGCGGTACGCCGCTTCTGCTGGCCGCGCAGTTCGCCCAGGGACTCGGCTTCGCCGCGACCACGTTCCCGGTGATGACGCTCGCCTTCTCGGGCCTGAGCCACGACGAAGCCCCGCGCGGCAGCGCCGCGTTCAGCGTCGTGCAGCGCGTCGGGGCACCCTTCGGCGTCGCCTTCATCGCCGTCGTCCTGCAGAGCCGCCTCGGCGGCGCGACCACCGCGTCGGAGGGACTCGCGGCGTTCTCCGTCGCGTTCTGGTGGGCCTTCGGGCTGAGCGCGATCCCGCTCCTCCTCGCCTTCCTGCTGCCTTCGTAG
- the hemC gene encoding hydroxymethylbilane synthase, whose protein sequence is MATPELIRIVSRDSPMALAQVARVRAELGALHPGIATEVVPVKTTGDKWMGDLSQVEGKGAFTKEVDAALLAGEADLAVHCVKDIPADRPLPAGTVFAAFLQRDDVRDALVHLGGLTLDELPEGSRIGTSSVRRIAQLSASHPHLECVPFRGNANRRLEKLAAGEADALLLAASGLARIGRSDTVSEVLSTEAMCPPIGAGVLALQCREGDSATIDAVSGLNHPGTYREMTAERMFLHVLQGHCNSPIAGYATYGGNGELSLRACVFTPDGKTVLNAHEWAGPLDPATLGTSVAVTLLRQGARELIDSIEH, encoded by the coding sequence ATGGCCACTCCCGAACTCATCCGCATCGTCTCCCGCGACTCGCCCATGGCCCTGGCCCAGGTCGCGCGTGTACGGGCCGAACTGGGCGCGCTGCACCCCGGAATCGCCACCGAGGTCGTCCCCGTGAAGACGACCGGGGACAAGTGGATGGGGGACCTCTCCCAGGTGGAGGGGAAGGGTGCGTTCACCAAGGAGGTCGACGCGGCGCTGCTCGCCGGGGAAGCCGATCTCGCGGTGCACTGCGTGAAGGACATCCCCGCGGACCGGCCGCTGCCGGCCGGGACGGTGTTCGCGGCGTTCCTGCAGCGCGACGACGTACGGGACGCCCTCGTGCACCTCGGTGGCCTCACGCTCGACGAGTTGCCGGAGGGGAGCCGTATCGGGACCTCGTCCGTACGCCGGATCGCGCAGTTGTCGGCCTCGCACCCGCATCTGGAGTGCGTACCGTTCCGGGGCAACGCCAACCGGCGGCTGGAGAAGCTGGCCGCCGGCGAGGCCGACGCGCTGCTGCTCGCCGCGTCCGGCCTCGCGCGCATCGGGCGCTCCGACACCGTCTCCGAGGTGCTCTCCACGGAGGCGATGTGCCCGCCGATCGGCGCCGGCGTGCTCGCGCTCCAGTGCCGCGAGGGCGACAGCGCCACGATCGACGCGGTCAGCGGCCTCAACCATCCGGGAACGTACCGGGAGATGACCGCCGAGCGGATGTTCCTGCACGTGCTCCAGGGACACTGCAACAGCCCGATCGCCGGGTACGCCACCTACGGAGGCAACGGCGAACTCTCCCTGCGGGCCTGCGTGTTCACCCCGGACGGCAAGACCGTCCTGAACGCCCACGAGTGGGCCGGTCCGCTCGACCCCGCCACCCTCGGCACCTCGGTCGCGGTCACCCTGCTGCGCCAGGGCGCCCGCGAGCTGATCGACTCCATCGAGCACTGA
- the aac(6') gene encoding aminoglycoside 6'-N-acetyltransferase gives MNDGVELNELGGLGGLSGLSGDRVLLRPTTDGDTEILHRVVREPEVAAWWSPPPDSYRDKLAIVFEGEVVGAIQFSEENDPQFRRAGIDIFLTTRLRGRGLGTDAVRTLARWLVGERGHHRLTIDPAAANTSAIRCYGKVGFKPVGIMRAYWHNERTGAWEDGLLMDLLADELI, from the coding sequence ATGAACGACGGCGTGGAGCTGAACGAGCTGGGCGGGCTGGGCGGGCTGAGCGGGCTGAGCGGGGACAGGGTCCTGCTGCGCCCGACGACCGACGGCGACACGGAGATCCTCCACCGGGTCGTACGCGAACCAGAGGTCGCGGCCTGGTGGTCACCGCCCCCGGACAGCTATCGGGACAAGCTGGCCATCGTCTTCGAGGGCGAGGTCGTCGGCGCCATCCAGTTCAGCGAGGAGAACGATCCGCAGTTCCGCCGGGCCGGCATCGACATCTTCCTGACGACGCGGCTCCGCGGGAGGGGTCTCGGTACCGACGCGGTACGCACGCTGGCCCGGTGGCTGGTGGGCGAACGCGGCCATCACCGGCTGACCATCGACCCCGCAGCGGCCAACACCTCGGCGATCCGCTGCTACGGCAAGGTCGGGTTCAAGCCGGTGGGAATCATGCGGGCGTACTGGCACAACGAACGGACGGGTGCCTGGGAGGACGGTCTGCTGATGGACCTGCTCGCGGACGAACTGATCTGA
- a CDS encoding SDR family oxidoreductase yields the protein MGTLEGRTAVVTGGSRGIGRGIVERLAREGAEVVFNYAQNTEAAEDVVRTVEEAGGQARALKLDLAESGAAEKLMEAAEEQSSGGVGILVNNAALTFTPAPLAAIEEEVFDQAFAVNTKAAFLTLRYAARHMPDGGRIINISTLNTLRTAPGIVPYLVSKGALEQLTAGAAVELGARGITVNTVSPGATDTDLLRGTNPAEALATIPAMTPLGRLGTPADIAAVVAFLAGDEGRWITGQNIRATGGLG from the coding sequence ATGGGAACGCTGGAAGGCAGAACCGCCGTCGTGACGGGCGGCTCCCGGGGGATCGGCCGGGGCATCGTGGAGCGGCTCGCGCGTGAGGGCGCCGAGGTCGTGTTCAACTACGCGCAGAACACCGAGGCGGCCGAGGACGTCGTCCGTACCGTCGAGGAAGCGGGCGGCCAGGCACGGGCGTTGAAGCTGGACCTGGCGGAATCCGGGGCGGCCGAGAAGCTGATGGAGGCCGCCGAGGAGCAGTCGTCCGGCGGCGTGGGCATCCTGGTGAACAACGCGGCACTGACCTTCACACCGGCCCCGCTCGCCGCGATCGAGGAGGAGGTCTTCGACCAGGCGTTCGCGGTGAACACGAAGGCCGCCTTCCTCACCCTGCGGTACGCGGCCCGGCACATGCCGGACGGCGGCCGGATCATCAACATCTCGACGCTCAACACCCTGCGGACCGCCCCGGGCATCGTGCCGTACCTGGTCAGCAAGGGCGCGCTGGAGCAGCTCACCGCCGGGGCGGCAGTCGAGCTGGGCGCGCGCGGGATCACCGTCAACACCGTCTCCCCCGGCGCCACCGACACCGATCTGCTGCGGGGCACCAACCCGGCCGAGGCGCTGGCCACGATCCCGGCCATGACGCCGCTCGGGCGCCTCGGGACGCCCGCCGACATCGCGGCCGTGGTCGCCTTCCTCGCCGGGGACGAGGGCCGCTGGATCACCGGCCAGAACATCCGGGCCACCGGCGGACTGGGCTGA